From the Micromonospora sediminicola genome, one window contains:
- a CDS encoding ABC transporter ATP-binding protein, whose product MTTTESAPAPVDEVVLEAVGLTKHFPVRRRLRSLLSRTPTVVHAVDDVSIALRRGRVTALVGESGSGKSTVARLLAQLYPRTAGDIRLHGTSTRVRGGRPFRAYVRRVQLILQDPFASLNPVHTVRYHLTRSLRIHGNAGTGPDGLERALADLLTRVSLTPPERYLDAFPHELSGGQRQRVAIARALGANPEVLLADEPVSMLDVSIRLGVLNLLQDLKDRLNLAILYITHDIASARYFADDTIVMYAGRMVEGGDSETVTQRPAHPYTRLLTDSAPDPERITGAGADATGAGERGHGEPPSLIHPPAGCRFHPRCPHAMARCASELPPAIPVDDHPGHWAACWLFDPATVAAENGVAEEATR is encoded by the coding sequence ATGACGACGACCGAGAGCGCCCCGGCGCCGGTCGACGAGGTGGTGCTGGAGGCCGTCGGCCTGACCAAGCACTTCCCCGTCCGCCGGCGGTTGCGCAGTCTCCTCTCCCGGACCCCGACGGTGGTGCACGCCGTCGACGACGTGTCCATCGCGCTGCGCCGTGGGCGGGTGACCGCGCTGGTCGGCGAGTCCGGCTCCGGCAAGTCCACGGTGGCCCGGCTGCTGGCCCAGCTCTACCCGCGCACCGCCGGCGACATCCGGCTGCACGGCACGTCGACCCGGGTCCGCGGCGGCCGCCCGTTCCGCGCCTATGTGCGCCGGGTGCAGTTGATCCTGCAGGACCCGTTCGCCTCGCTGAACCCGGTGCACACGGTCCGCTACCACCTCACCCGCTCGTTGCGCATCCACGGCAACGCGGGCACCGGCCCGGACGGGCTGGAGAGGGCGCTGGCCGACCTGCTCACCCGGGTCAGCCTCACCCCGCCGGAGCGCTACCTCGACGCGTTCCCGCACGAGCTGTCCGGCGGCCAGCGCCAACGCGTCGCCATCGCCCGGGCGCTCGGCGCGAACCCCGAGGTGCTGCTCGCCGACGAGCCGGTGTCGATGCTGGACGTGTCGATCCGCCTGGGCGTGCTCAACCTGTTGCAGGACCTCAAGGACCGGCTCAACCTGGCCATCCTCTACATCACCCACGACATCGCCTCGGCCCGCTACTTCGCCGACGACACGATCGTCATGTACGCGGGACGGATGGTCGAGGGCGGTGACAGCGAGACGGTCACCCAGCGGCCGGCCCACCCGTACACCCGGTTGTTGACCGACTCCGCGCCGGACCCGGAACGGATCACCGGCGCGGGCGCCGACGCCACCGGGGCCGGCGAGCGCGGGCACGGCGAGCCGCCCAGCCTGATCCACCCGCCCGCCGGCTGCCGGTTCCACCCGCGCTGCCCGCACGCCATGGCGCGGTGCGCCAGCGAGCTGCCGCCGGCGATCCCGGTCGACGACCACCCCGGGCACTGGGCGGCGTGCTGGCTGTTCGACCCGGCCACCGTCGCGGCGGAGAACGGCGTGGCCGAGGAGGCGACCCGATGA
- a CDS encoding ABC transporter permease, with the protein MRFLLQRLAFYLFTAWAAITLNFFIPRMVPGDPVQSLISRNQGRISADAIASLRVLFGLDSDRNLWEQYVAYWGQLLHGDLGLSFTFFPAPVSEVIGNSLPWTVGLVGVTTIVSFLLGTALGVGAGWRRGSWIDGLLPATTFLSSIPYFWLGLVAIAVFAGPGSFFPSSGGYEPGLVPAFDAYFIPSALQHSILPAATILVSSMSGWILSMRNMMVTVSSEDYITVAHAKGLSERRVALSYAARNALLPNVSGFALSLGFIVGGTLLVEIVFSYPGLGFQLFQAVGSKDYPLMQGIFLIITISVLVANLLADVAYLLLDPRTRKS; encoded by the coding sequence ATGAGGTTCCTGCTGCAACGGCTGGCCTTCTACCTGTTCACCGCGTGGGCGGCGATCACCCTCAACTTCTTCATCCCCCGGATGGTGCCGGGCGACCCGGTGCAGTCGCTGATCTCCCGCAACCAGGGCCGGATCAGCGCCGACGCGATCGCCTCGCTGCGGGTGCTGTTCGGGCTGGACTCCGACCGCAACCTGTGGGAGCAGTACGTCGCCTACTGGGGCCAACTCCTGCACGGCGACCTGGGGCTGTCGTTCACCTTCTTCCCGGCGCCGGTGTCCGAGGTGATCGGGAACAGCCTGCCGTGGACCGTCGGCCTGGTCGGCGTCACCACCATCGTCAGCTTCCTGCTCGGCACCGCGCTCGGCGTGGGCGCCGGCTGGCGGCGCGGCTCGTGGATCGACGGGCTGCTGCCGGCCACCACGTTCCTCTCCTCGATCCCCTACTTCTGGCTGGGCCTGGTGGCGATCGCGGTGTTCGCCGGCCCGGGCAGCTTCTTCCCCTCCTCCGGCGGCTACGAGCCGGGCCTGGTGCCGGCGTTCGACGCGTACTTCATCCCCAGCGCGCTGCAGCACAGCATCCTGCCCGCGGCGACCATCCTGGTCTCGTCGATGAGCGGCTGGATCCTCAGCATGCGCAACATGATGGTCACCGTCTCCAGCGAGGACTACATCACCGTCGCGCACGCCAAGGGGCTCTCCGAGCGCCGGGTGGCGCTCAGCTACGCCGCCCGCAACGCGCTGCTGCCCAACGTCTCCGGCTTCGCGCTGTCGCTGGGCTTCATCGTCGGCGGCACGCTGCTCGTGGAGATCGTCTTCTCCTACCCGGGCCTGGGGTTCCAGCTCTTCCAGGCCGTCGGCAGCAAGGACTACCCGCTCATGCAGGGCATCTTCCTCATCATCACCATCTCGGTGCTGGTGGCGAACCTGCTCGCCGACGTCGCGTACCTGCTCCTCGACCCGCGGACCCGAAAGAGCTGA
- a CDS encoding ABC transporter permease: MTLSPSSIEQVIPGQGAMAQPSARARRRRFRFVANAKAATGLAILAVYALLAVIGPWIAPYDPDARSVDVLQAPSARHWFGTTHLGQDIFSQILVGARSVVVVGLIAGVLATILSVLIGVTAGYLGGAADESLSALSNVFLVIPALPLIIIVASLVDQAGELLVALIIGLTSWAWGARVLRAQTLSLRRRDYVEAARATGERTWRIIGFEILPNLTAIIASGFVGTVIFAVMSEITLAFIGISSVSSWNWGTILFWAQGQQALAQGAWWWFVPAGLAIALLGTALALINFGIDEFVSPRLRTGGRTRIRTADGRTVRMRVGFTPVLAPKAAPVPMQRSADVRDTTREDQTA; the protein is encoded by the coding sequence ATGACACTATCCCCGTCGAGCATCGAGCAGGTCATCCCCGGCCAGGGGGCGATGGCGCAGCCGTCGGCCCGGGCCCGGCGCCGCCGGTTCCGCTTCGTCGCCAATGCCAAGGCCGCCACCGGCCTGGCCATCCTGGCGGTGTACGCGCTGCTGGCCGTCATCGGGCCGTGGATCGCGCCGTACGACCCGGACGCGCGCAGCGTCGACGTGCTCCAGGCACCGTCGGCCCGGCACTGGTTCGGCACCACCCACCTCGGGCAGGACATCTTCAGCCAGATCCTGGTCGGCGCGCGCAGCGTGGTCGTGGTCGGGCTGATCGCCGGCGTGCTGGCCACGATCCTGTCCGTCCTCATCGGCGTGACCGCCGGCTACCTGGGCGGCGCGGCCGACGAGAGCCTGTCCGCGCTGTCCAACGTGTTCCTGGTGATCCCCGCGCTGCCACTGATCATCATCGTGGCGTCGCTCGTCGACCAGGCCGGTGAGCTGCTGGTCGCGCTGATCATCGGGCTCACCTCGTGGGCGTGGGGCGCCCGGGTGCTGCGCGCCCAGACGCTGTCGTTGCGCCGCCGCGACTACGTCGAGGCGGCCCGGGCCACCGGCGAGCGGACCTGGCGGATCATCGGGTTCGAGATCCTGCCCAACCTGACCGCGATCATCGCCTCCGGCTTCGTCGGCACCGTGATCTTCGCGGTGATGTCGGAGATCACCCTGGCGTTCATCGGCATCTCGTCGGTCAGCTCCTGGAACTGGGGCACCATCCTGTTCTGGGCACAGGGCCAGCAGGCGCTCGCCCAGGGCGCGTGGTGGTGGTTCGTGCCGGCCGGGCTGGCCATCGCGCTGCTCGGCACCGCGCTCGCGCTGATCAACTTCGGCATCGACGAGTTCGTCAGCCCCCGCCTGCGCACCGGCGGCCGGACCCGGATCCGCACCGCCGACGGCCGCACGGTCCGGATGCGCGTCGGGTTCACGCCGGTGCTGGCCCCGAAGGCGGCCCCCGTGCCGATGCAGAGATCCGCGGACGTGCGGGACACCACCCGAGAGGACCAGACCGCATGA
- a CDS encoding ABC transporter ATP-binding protein — translation MNDKVLEIRGLCVDYGVGAEAVRAVRDVDLTLHRGEVLGLAGESGSGKSTLAYGLTRLLPPPGVVSGGQVVYHPADGPPVDVLTLSPARLREFRWAETSIVFQGAMNSLNPVHKVSTQLLDVIRAHEPKSTAAGRLARAKELLRLVGISADRLDSYPHQLSGGMRQRVMIAMALALEPQVVIMDEPTTALDVVMQRQILGQLAELRDRLGFAVLFITHDLSLLVEFSDRIAIMYGGRIVEEAPAARLYAEPLHPYTEGLLHSFPALRGPRRELTGIPGSPPDLRAMPSGCAFHPRCPKAFDPCDERLPVLGPPGVDDPTRAVACWLHPAVAPLSR, via the coding sequence ATGAACGACAAGGTGCTGGAGATCCGTGGGTTGTGCGTCGACTACGGCGTCGGCGCGGAGGCGGTGCGGGCGGTCCGCGACGTCGACCTGACGCTGCACCGCGGTGAGGTGCTCGGCCTGGCCGGGGAGAGCGGCAGCGGCAAGTCCACCCTGGCGTACGGGCTGACCCGGCTGCTCCCCCCGCCCGGCGTGGTCAGCGGCGGCCAGGTCGTCTACCACCCGGCCGACGGACCGCCGGTGGACGTGCTGACGCTCAGCCCGGCCCGGCTGCGCGAGTTCCGGTGGGCGGAGACGTCGATCGTGTTCCAGGGCGCGATGAACTCGCTGAACCCGGTGCACAAGGTCTCCACCCAGCTGCTCGACGTGATCCGGGCGCACGAGCCGAAGAGCACCGCGGCGGGCCGGCTGGCCCGCGCGAAGGAGCTGCTGCGCCTGGTCGGCATCTCCGCGGACCGGCTGGACAGCTACCCGCACCAGCTCTCCGGCGGGATGCGGCAGCGCGTCATGATCGCGATGGCGCTGGCGCTGGAGCCGCAGGTGGTCATCATGGACGAGCCGACCACCGCGCTGGACGTGGTGATGCAGCGGCAGATCCTCGGCCAGCTCGCCGAGCTGCGCGACCGGCTCGGCTTCGCGGTGCTGTTCATCACCCACGACCTGTCGCTGCTGGTGGAGTTCTCCGACCGGATCGCCATCATGTACGGCGGCCGGATCGTCGAAGAGGCGCCCGCCGCCCGGCTGTACGCCGAGCCGCTGCACCCGTACACCGAGGGGTTGCTGCACTCGTTCCCGGCGCTGCGCGGGCCGCGCCGGGAGCTGACCGGCATCCCCGGCTCCCCGCCGGACCTGCGCGCCATGCCGTCGGGGTGCGCGTTCCACCCCCGCTGCCCGAAGGCCTTCGACCCGTGCGACGAACGCCTGCCGGTGCTGGGCCCTCCCGGCGTCGACGACCCGACCCGGGCTGTCGCGTGCTGGCTGCACCCGGCCGTCGCGCCCCTGTCCCGCTGA
- a CDS encoding GH1 family beta-glucosidase → MDTDLTRPRVEQVDPIDTLPPSFRWGVATSSYQIEGAVAEDGRTPSIWDTFCRVPGAVANGDHGDVACDHYHRMPEDVALIADLGLDTYRFSVAWPRVQPGGRGPANPAGLAFYDRLVDELLGRGVDPWVTLYHWDLPQELEDAGGWPNRDTAHRFADYAELVFAALGDRVRTWTTLNEPWCSAMLGYAYGDHAPGRRNLGDGIAAAHHLLLGHGLATRRLRAAAQSPIELGLTVNLSTADPASDSAADRDAARAADGLGNRLYLDPVLRGEYPQDVVADLAAEGVRIPVRDGDLEVIATPIDVLGVNYYFGQLHSGVDEQGRERDDDGRPVRRVVRRDLPRTAMDWEIVPESFTDLLVRLHRDYPGVPMVITENGAAFDDKPDAEGFVADDDRVDYLTEHLRAVARARQAGADLRGYFAWSLLDNFEWAYGYDKRFGIVRVDYETQRRTPKRSALWYRDTVRRVRGQR, encoded by the coding sequence ATGGACACCGACCTCACCCGTCCCCGTGTCGAACAGGTCGACCCGATCGACACGCTGCCGCCGAGCTTCCGGTGGGGGGTGGCGACGTCGTCGTACCAGATCGAGGGCGCGGTGGCCGAGGACGGCCGCACACCGTCGATCTGGGACACCTTCTGCCGGGTCCCCGGGGCGGTGGCCAACGGCGACCACGGCGACGTGGCCTGCGACCACTACCACCGGATGCCCGAGGACGTCGCGCTCATCGCCGACCTGGGGCTGGACACCTACCGGTTCTCGGTGGCCTGGCCGCGGGTGCAGCCGGGCGGACGCGGTCCGGCCAACCCGGCCGGGCTGGCCTTCTACGACCGGTTGGTGGACGAGCTGCTCGGCCGCGGCGTCGACCCGTGGGTGACGCTCTACCACTGGGACCTGCCGCAGGAGCTGGAGGACGCCGGCGGCTGGCCGAACCGGGACACCGCCCACCGGTTCGCCGACTACGCGGAGCTGGTCTTCGCCGCACTCGGCGACCGGGTCCGCACGTGGACCACGCTGAACGAGCCGTGGTGCTCGGCCATGCTCGGCTACGCCTACGGCGACCACGCCCCCGGCCGACGGAACCTGGGCGACGGCATCGCCGCCGCGCACCACCTGCTGCTCGGGCACGGGCTGGCGACGCGGCGGCTGCGGGCGGCGGCGCAGTCGCCGATCGAGCTGGGCCTGACCGTGAACCTGTCGACGGCCGACCCGGCGAGCGACAGCGCGGCCGACCGGGACGCCGCGCGGGCGGCCGACGGGTTGGGCAACCGGCTCTACCTGGACCCGGTGCTGCGCGGGGAGTACCCGCAGGACGTGGTGGCCGACCTGGCCGCCGAGGGGGTGCGGATCCCGGTGCGGGACGGCGACCTGGAGGTCATCGCCACCCCGATCGACGTGCTCGGGGTGAACTACTACTTCGGGCAGCTGCACTCCGGGGTGGACGAGCAGGGCCGGGAGCGCGACGACGACGGCCGGCCGGTGCGCCGGGTGGTCCGCCGGGACCTGCCGCGCACGGCGATGGACTGGGAGATCGTGCCGGAGTCGTTCACCGACCTGCTGGTGCGGCTGCACCGCGACTATCCGGGCGTGCCCATGGTGATCACCGAGAACGGCGCGGCGTTCGACGACAAGCCGGACGCGGAGGGTTTCGTGGCCGACGACGACCGGGTCGACTACCTGACCGAGCACCTGCGGGCGGTGGCCCGGGCCCGGCAGGCGGGCGCGGACCTGCGCGGCTACTTCGCCTGGTCGCTGCTGGACAACTTCGAGTGGGCGTACGGCTACGACAAGCGGTTCGGCATCGTCCGGGTGGACTACGAGACGCAGCGCCGCACCCCCAAGCGCAGCGCGCTCTGGTATCGCGACACGGTCCGGCGGGTGCGCGGGCAGCGCTGA